From the Bos javanicus breed banteng chromosome 7, ARS-OSU_banteng_1.0, whole genome shotgun sequence genome, the window caaagtattggagttgcagcttcaacatcagtccttccaatgaacactcaggactgatctcctttaggatggactggttggatctccttgcagtccaagggactctcaagagtcttctccagcaccacaattcaaaagcatcaattcttcagtgctcagctttctttatagtccaactctcacatccatgcatgactactggaaaaaccatagccttgactagatggacctttgttgacaaagtaatgtctctgcttgacTAACGACCAAAGAACAGAGGGAAGACAGGAAGACCTGTTAGGAGAAAGACTGTTGCAGGAGCTCAGGTATGAGAAAGGAGTGAGAAGTAGGGACCATCTCTATGGCCCTGACTGAGGCTGCACTTACAGTCAGTGGCTGGGCTTCCATGGTCTGCAGTCTCAGGTGGGCAACAGGCCAAGTCCTGCCCTGTCCACCTCAGTGGCCAATAGGCCACTTACATTCCAACCTGGACTGCACCAACTAGCTCTTTGCAACTTGCAAACAAAACCTAGAAATGAACTGCTTTCAAAAATTCCTGATTACATCCCTGGTTACCAGGAAACAGCAGGACAAGTTGCAAAGTCCCAtcacaggaaataaaaagaacGCTTCAGTGAGTGCCAGCATCTTCCCACCAGGATTCCAGCCAGCTGTCATTCATGATGCCTGGCAGAACTGAACAGGCATTAAGAATAGGAGCAGTTTCTTCAGTGCCAGATTAAACGCTTTAATCTTTCTTGTGATGCACTATGAGGCTGCCATTATCATAGGAATTTTCACTAAAGGgctgagaggttaaataacttgcccaaggttgaGTCCAAATCTGGGGAACTGGGATTTCCACCCTGGAATACCTGCCTCTTGCAGGTCTGTGTACCATGCCCTGCCTTCGAAACCAGAACAACAATAGAAAAGCACCCTCATTTCCCCCCATCCCTGCAATGTTTTAGGGATACTTTTAGATTTACCAAAAAGTTGCAAGATATGACCTTTCTGTATATCACTCATTTGGTTTccaactctgatgctgggagggattgggggcaggagaaggggatgacagaggatgagatggctggatggcatcactgactcgatggacgtgaatcttagtcaactccgggagttggtgatggacagggaggcctggcatgctgcgattcatggggtcgcaaagagtccgacacgactgagcaactgaactgactgaactgaatgctagtATCTTACATTTTTAACAATTCACTTGTCAAAACTAAGGAGCACAGGTACATTACTACTAATTGGACTGcagattcagatttttttttttggccacactggccTTCACTGTGGTGTCCGGCTCTTCATTGCAGGGTGTTTGGccttcctgttgcagagcatgggctctagagcacatggggtttgttgccctgcagcatgcaggatcttagttctctgaaccaggatcaaacctgcctcccctgcatcagaaggcagattcttaagcactggacaagggaagtccccaggttaatattttattagtttttacaCTAATGCCCTTTCAGGTCCAGGATCCAATGCCTTATTCCACCTCCTTCAGCTCTTCTGGTCTTGAGTCCTGGTTTAACTTTTGACAATTTAAATGTTGATATGTTGTAGAATGCCCTCTAACTAGATTATGGGTTTTCAGAAATTTAAACTTCAGTTGAAGTATTCATCATCTTGTCAAGTCAGAGTACTAGAAACATGATTTATCCAAGTGTTCAGCAACCCTTAATAGTTCATCTCTCCAAAGCTAACATCTTCCATGTTCCACTCTTTGGAAAGTGAGTCACTAAGCCTAGCCCACAGgtaagttcaattcctggaagGGGGAgcaactatttttagtttttgtaagATTTATGCCTTCATCTTAAAATCACCTGAATCAGCATGGACTCATTTATACTTTGTGTTGTAATTagtcattttaaagatgatgaaCAGACTCTTTTATGGCTAATCCATCACACACAGTAAGTTGGTAGGAGCCATGGCAAGACTCACCTCTTCAGGGCTCTTCCAAGTGGGATGGGAGTTGTGAATAGATGTATACCTGGGAAATGGATGCtaaacagcaataaaaaggaatgaagtactgaaacACGTCTGCTGGGATGAACCCTCAAAGTGTTACGTCATTGTCTTGCCTCCGAGTAGAAGTCACCATCCCAGGGCCCTGGGCTAATCCTCTGCAGAACACTCAGGACCATCTGGTGCCACTGGGTCCTTGGAGTTGGATGCAGGCTTCCGGAAAGCACAAACTTTTTTATCACTGATGAAAATAGGGCTTGGTGTGTATTTGTGGGTGACTGAATCTTTATGTACTTTATGTACTGATGTGGAACAGCCTCCTAGATCTGccaagtgagaaaaagaaagatacaagacAGTGCACTCCCTTTCTTGCACAGAAGGTGTGGGGGGTGAGTACCCACCCACACGTGTTTATATATGGCTGTCTGGAAGGCTCTTCTGCTCAGGCTACACTGGGCTCAACAGTTTCCACTCCACTCCCGCTCTTTAAGAATTGGTCCATTTTTGGAATCAACATCTCCACTTTCAAAACAAGGTCTCCAAGGCCTTGGTCTCTTTAGATGACTGAGGCAACTAATGTCACAAACAGTAGTGTTGAGAAGACCCAACTGTAGCACCAGAATTTCACCTCTCCTTCCGCTCCTCCTCTCAGGAAACCAGTTCACAGAACACAGGCTCACCCTGtcccagggcaggggctggatCAACACTTCATGTTCCTCTTTGACAGGTTATATACATTCTCTGAAGCAATGTATCTATTAAACGGCTGCTGGTTTATCAATGCACCCGTGACCTCAAGACAGCCCCATACCCTGGTTAAACACAGACAGGAAAAAGGAATCAAGTACCCCCGAGCAATGGCCCCTACATAAAGGAGAGATGACTGGAGTCAAAAACAGCTTACATCAAAGCAATTTATTAACAGAAAGCAATAATTTGAGAAGTCCTGTTCACAGACGGCGACCACGGCGACCCCCCTTCCTGCGGGTGCTGTCGGAGGGGATGGGGGTGACATCCTCTGTAGGGAGAAGAGAAAACATCATTGTCTGGAGCTGGATGGGAAGGGGCGCAGGCTGCCCGAGGCCAGTGGTCAAACAGATCAGCAGTGGATCCTACTGCTTCCCAAGTTAAGTCCTCAGTATGTAGCAGATGGGTCCAGCTGACCCACGAGCTGCCTCCTCAAAACTTCTCATGTAGTTTGAACTCAAATTCCATGaaggggaaactgaagctcagacagAGTAGGCAACTTGAATAGGATGTCAGAGGCAGGTGACAAATCCAGGTTTCTGATACCTAGCCCACTGACTCTAGTGGAAAAATCCTCTCAAACTGAAGAACAGCTCCTTTTTAATAGGTAAAAGAagattgaaaatgttttgaaaaaaatcttgagaGAGAGATGGACCATCAGGTCGAGGGATCAGTACACGCTATCACAGAAACAGCAGGGAAGGGCTAACATCTTTCTAAGAGCTATAAACGGCCAGACACGAGGGTATAAACGCTATGCAAGTATAGAGAACTGCTGTGATTCTTAACCATGGGAGCCACTGCCCCCTCCATATATTTTTGTCACAATGACTAGCCCGCTCTACTAATACACAGTAGTCAGCCCCCCAAAATATTGAACACAACTCccttgaaaacaacagaaaggacaATTTATCTCCCATTAGTTCCACCAGCCACCATCAGGCACAGAAGTACAGAAATGAGACAGTGCTGTTCCAATGCAGGACATTCAGGTCAAGGTGGCATGAGTGTTCACGTAGAGAGTTTATGTCACTCGGTACCTCTTGCACACCCCATTAACAAATCTAACTGCCAAAAGTTAGCAGACCAGGGCCTATGTCCACTGCACAGACCGCATGCTTTCTGGGGTCACACCTGAAACAAAACCAAGCATCAGCCAAAGAGGGGTACTCACCAATCCGCCCAATCTTCATCCCTGAGCGGGCGAGGGCTCTGAGCGCTGACTGGGCCCCTGGTCCAGGAGTCTTGGTCCTAGAAAACGAATATCGAAATTAAGAAAAGCTTTTGGCCAAGTCATTATTTGTTGCATACCTCCCCCACACCATGGGCCATAGTTTGTATTTTGCTCTGCCTGCAGCCTGTTTAAGGAAGTgccctcttttaaaaatatttatttgcaatggaaggataactgctttacagtattCTGCCAAACATAAGTGCTCCCTTTCGTCACATGCTGTGATTCTAAGTCTTTTTGGTGATCTGTCCTTTCCCACCCTCCCAAGATCAGTGGATCACTTAACAACTTCCTATCTGGTCCCACACAGCGGCCATCTTTAACAAACCAACCAACCTCAAACTCAAATCATTACTATTAAAAAGTTTTCATGCCCAGAGATGTCCCAAGCTCATTTCCACTCCAAGACCTTTTCCTTCCAGTTGTCCCTGGCTGTAAtactctcctctgtcctcccttcaTTGGACCAATTCCTAATATCACATTAGGTCTTCATTTAAATTCTATTATCAACCCAGCCCTGACACATTTCTGCTTCCCAACATTTGCTGCAAAAAGGAACCATACGCTCCCCTGCTCTATATTGTTTAAAGCCTAACTCTGCCAGACTGAGAGCCACAGAGGATGGAAACAATAACTGTTTTCCCTATCACTCTCTTCTAGTACTTGTAACATAGCACTTCATATGCTGTGTATGCTCAATTAACACAGTAAGTTGGGGCAGGGTGAGTGCAGAAACCAATTACAGGCACACCTCATTTAATTGTGCTTCACAAATCATGCCCTTTTTAAAAAGTcccagttacattttttttttaagcaataaagtattttaaaattaaggtatgctgcatttttttaaaaagacaggatGCTACTGCACACACAATAGGCTACAATATAGTGTAAACCTAACTCttatacacactgagaaaacagtGTTGCTCATTCTTACTGAGATACTGTTTTTATTGCAGTGctgtctggaaccaaacccacagtatctctgaggtatgcccaTATTAATTACATAGGTACCTATGATGCCTTGCCCAAGCTAAGTGGCCTCACTATCCTCCCAGCCTTACCTATTTCCTCCTGTGGCCCGGAGTTTGATGTGGAGGGCAGTGATGCCCAGctccttgcatctctgggctACATCCTGGGCAGCCAACATGGCAGCATATGGAGAGGACTCATCTCGGTCAGCCTTCACCTTCATCCCACCAGTTACACGGCAGATGGTTTCCCTGGGAACAAAAGCACAGGATCCTTTCTTTCTTACCCATCAAGGATTCAGAGTGCATATCACACCCTAAAGATAAAGAGCACTACTGCCCAGGAAGGGCAGAGGATGAAGGTCAATCTGAACAAGCATCCTGATCCCACAAGACTGCCCTAGGTTCTGCAGTGATGGTGTTCACAGATCCCAGCTTAACACTGCATCAACACTTTACTCTTAGCTTTAATCTTATTACTCGAGTAATAGGAGTAATTCCTCCTCATTTTACATAAGAAGTCCACAGACTGTAAAGGCAAAAAATGTAGCTCCTTTTCTCTTAGAACCCCAGCACCTAGATTACAGTATCTGTGCACTAATCAACCAAGCACATATCCTTATCTGAAcatctttaataaaaattatttctagagATCCCCTTAAAGTGCTACTCAGTTCCCTGGTCATTTCTAACCCCAGCCCTTGCTATCTGGGTCCTGTGCCTCCCCACGGGGGTTAACTCACTTGCCAGAAAGATCGGTGACGTGCACAAAAGTGTCATTGAAGGACGCAAAGATGTGGCAGACACCAAATACATTTTCTCCTTCAGCCACCTGAGGGCCGAGGCTGATGAcctgttcttccttcttttccttccccttgCGAGGTGCCATTTcttaaggagaagaaaaaaaattccaacctTAACAACAAAACCCCAAGTGTTTACAACTCTGGGAATACTTCTTCCCCGAGAAAGGTGAGCAGGACACTGAAGAGCTCTGGCTCTCCCACTCCAGGCCGCCAGGAGCAGGAATCAGGGCTCCCAGGTGACTCCCAACCCACCCTGCCAAGAGCAGAGTGCTCCTCATCTCTGGCTTCAGGGCACAGGCGCGTGATAGGTGTTCAGCAAACAACGATGTGCAATCCCTAGCCTCATTTACTGGCTCTGAGAGACCTGCACAGAAATTGCAATGTGCCCGACTTAGCAGTCACTCTGACTTAGGAAGCACCTAACGAAAGGCCGTTTCCTCTGTATTCCCTTCTTGAATCCTCACTACATCCCCACGGGATTCATGAGACGATTATTTCTACTTTCCAGATTCGACAACTTCAGAGATCAGAGGCCCGGGATGAGACTGCCCAGGAAATAACCGGTTAAGGTGGGAACTCACATCAGACCAACTTATTACCCGACCCTTCCAAACTACGGTGTGCTGCCGGTTAAGGTAGTTGTGGTCGTGGCGCGGGGCCTACGCCTTCAAGGCTAGATCCGAACTCACCCACACTTAACAGGTTTTTTCCTAAACCAAGACCGCCGCCTCCCGAGACAGGGCGCGAAACAGAGTCTGGGTCAGCCCGCCGTGCTCCTCTCGCCCGGCACTAGGTTTGTCTCCCGCAGAAAGACCTCAGCCCCAAGCCCTCGGCCCCGATGAGCCCCCGGGCCGCAGGATGCCAGCCGATTTTCCTTGTCCAAGGATCCTACCTGCGCGTCTTCTCCAGACTCCGCCACCGGAAAGAGAGGGTGGAAGGGGGCGGGGCGACGGGTCACGCTCTTGTCCCGGAAGTGCACGTCTGAGGTCACAGGGCGAGGACAGCTCCCGGAAGACGCCGATTTTAGCGTTTCCAAGGACATTAAAACGCCTGGAGAACACGGCTTACTGAAGGGAGCGCCTAAGGAGGTAAGGGCCTGGGTATCTTGACGAGCTGTCTGCTTCTAAGACTGAAGGAAGCAGCCACACGCCGTGGGTGTGGAAGGCCTGTGTTCTAAGATGGCGGTGACTGCGGCTAGACCAACTTCCACCACGCTGACCCCGGAGCCTGCTTAGCCTGAGGGCGGCAGCTCCCCTCGCGGTGCGGAGGTAAATGACAATTTGTCATTCGTCTgtcgtctctgactctgcaatcccttcgactgtagccctccaggtttctctgtccatggaatcctccaggcacggatactggagtgggttgcctgccattctcttctccacgggatcttcctgatccagggatcgaacgtctgtctcctgcattgcaggcagattctttacagtctgagccaccagggaagcccttctaactACTGAGTACTTggcaaaataagaataaattattcaatatttgtcattttatgCCAGCCTATATTCATATGCATTGCTTCATTTGATCCTCACCACaataacagatcagatcagatcacatcagtcgctcagtcgtgtccaactctttgcgacccccatgaatcgcagcacgccaggcctccctgtccatcaccaacttctggagttcactgagactcacgtccatcgagtcagtgatgccatccagccatctcatcctctgtcgtccccttctcctcttgcccccagtccctcccagcatcagagtcttttccaatgagtcaactcttcgcatgaggtagccaaagtattggagtttcagctttagcatcattccttccaaagaaatcccagggctgatctccttcagaatggactggttggatctccttgcagtccaagggactctcaagagtcttctccaacaccacagttcaaaagcatcaattcttcggcactcagccttcttcacagtcccaactctcacatccatacatgaccacaggaaaaaccgtagccttgactagacaaacctttgttggcaaagtaatgtctctgcttttgaatatgctatctaggttggtcataactttccttccacggagtaagcgtcttttaatttcatggctgcagtcaccatctgtgtgattttggagcccccaaaaataaagtctgacactgtttccactgtttccccatctatttcccatgaagtgatgggaccagatgccatgatcttcgttttctgaatgttgagctttaagccaactttttcactctccactttcactttcatcaagaggctttttagttcctcttcactttctgccataagggtggtgtcatctgcatatctgaggttattgatatttctcccggcagtcttgattccagcttgtgtttcttccagtccagcgtttctcatgatgtactctgcatataagttaaataaatggagtgacaatatacagccttgatgaactccttttcctatttggaaccagtctgttgttccatgtccagttctaactgttgcttcctgacctgcatacaggtttctgaagaggcaggtcaggtggtctggtattcccatctctttcagaattttccacagtttattgtgatccacacagtcaaaggctttggcatagtcaataaagcagaaataggtgtttttctggaactttcttgctttttccatgatccagcggatgttggcaatttgatctctggttcctctgccttttcaaaaccagcttgaacatcaggaggttcacggttcacatattgctgaagcctggcttggagaattttgagcattactttactagcgtgtgagatgagtgcaattgtgcagtagtttgagcattctttggcattgcctttctttgggattggaataaaaactgaccttttccagtcctgtgggcactgctgagttttccaaatttgctggcatattgagtgcagcactttcacagcatcatctttcaggatttggaatagctcaactggaattccatcgcttccactagttttgttcatagtgatgctttcgaaggcccacttgacttcacattccagga encodes:
- the RPS14 gene encoding small ribosomal subunit protein uS11, with translation MAPRKGKEKKEEQVISLGPQVAEGENVFGVCHIFASFNDTFVHVTDLSGKETICRVTGGMKVKADRDESSPYAAMLAAQDVAQRCKELGITALHIKLRATGGNRTKTPGPGAQSALRALARSGMKIGRIEDVTPIPSDSTRRKGGRRGRRL